A DNA window from Streptomyces sp. B21-083 contains the following coding sequences:
- a CDS encoding nitroreductase family protein, with product MTDGTAAPGPERTGTPPGGPYLPPHLPPPRASGDYVGSREPHAAARGHVVSKRERVPQSTGPRPSGRGDDTFGADWLRMITLDPAPQERLAPLWDARAARVLGLVREALCGPGDDGGRSVPSAGALYPYDVVVVGGSGPARRLLKADLGRDGCTELPLSAPAARELGAALDEGCGIDGADHVVVLARPWLSMRKYGPRGHLYTQLDAGHAATSLLGTALGQGPAVLRLRVPRRRISACLDPFLPYREVHSVVSVGPARRDHAVRDTSVNLAPPPRRDTSESMERFCWSQIPEALRSGGDLPLPVTCAPVVAVGDGPGGLGRIGRHEWRLLTRLRHSCKRFERQEQPAGTVAAAVEALLTALPTDLPDAAGGRQGGVGVSILTGPGPIADACARRLPGGDVRFTVDDAIDDPAVITRLCRGQRHIGGAQALVAFHLRIGRLLRTGRPQEVRDALFRASAAAHLIYLGAARNDVAVTAVGGFDARTLRTVAGLGDDEEVVYLMALGVAAGTGSKIDRLAVAHAHGE from the coding sequence GTGACGGACGGCACCGCCGCCCCCGGCCCGGAGCGCACCGGTACCCCGCCGGGCGGTCCGTATCTGCCCCCGCATCTGCCGCCACCCCGTGCGAGCGGTGACTACGTTGGCAGCCGTGAACCGCACGCGGCGGCGAGGGGACACGTGGTGAGCAAACGGGAACGGGTGCCCCAGAGCACCGGCCCGCGTCCCTCCGGCCGGGGGGACGACACGTTCGGCGCCGACTGGCTGAGGATGATCACCCTGGACCCAGCGCCGCAGGAACGCCTGGCCCCCTTGTGGGACGCCCGCGCGGCACGCGTCCTCGGACTCGTGCGGGAAGCCCTGTGCGGCCCCGGGGACGACGGAGGGCGCAGCGTCCCCTCGGCGGGAGCCCTCTACCCCTACGACGTGGTGGTCGTAGGCGGGTCCGGACCCGCCCGCCGGCTGCTCAAGGCCGACCTGGGCCGCGACGGGTGCACGGAGCTGCCCCTGTCCGCTCCGGCGGCCCGCGAACTGGGGGCCGCGCTCGACGAGGGCTGCGGCATCGACGGCGCCGACCACGTCGTGGTCCTCGCCCGGCCCTGGCTGTCCATGCGCAAGTACGGCCCCCGCGGTCACCTCTACACCCAGCTCGACGCCGGGCACGCCGCCACCAGCCTGTTGGGCACGGCGCTGGGGCAGGGGCCCGCCGTGCTGCGCCTGCGCGTCCCGCGACGCCGGATCAGCGCCTGTCTGGATCCCTTTCTGCCCTACCGGGAGGTGCACTCCGTGGTGTCCGTCGGGCCCGCCCGCCGGGACCACGCGGTGCGGGACACCTCAGTGAACCTCGCACCGCCGCCCCGGCGTGACACATCCGAGTCGATGGAGCGGTTCTGCTGGTCGCAGATACCCGAGGCCCTGCGAAGCGGAGGTGACCTGCCGCTGCCCGTCACCTGCGCCCCTGTGGTGGCGGTCGGCGACGGGCCGGGCGGCCTGGGCCGGATCGGGCGCCACGAATGGCGGCTGCTGACCCGACTGCGCCACTCGTGCAAGCGGTTCGAGCGGCAGGAACAGCCTGCCGGCACGGTCGCCGCAGCCGTCGAGGCCCTGCTCACCGCCCTCCCCACCGACCTGCCCGACGCGGCCGGCGGGCGGCAGGGCGGCGTCGGGGTCAGCATCCTGACCGGGCCTGGGCCGATCGCCGACGCCTGCGCCCGGCGCCTGCCGGGCGGCGACGTACGGTTCACCGTCGACGACGCGATCGACGACCCGGCCGTGATCACCCGGCTCTGCCGCGGTCAGCGGCACATCGGAGGGGCGCAGGCCCTCGTCGCGTTCCACCTGCGCATCGGACGGCTGCTGCGCACCGGCCGGCCGCAGGAGGTCCGTGACGCCCTCTTCCGTGCCTCGGCCGCCGCCCACCTGATCTATCTGGGCGCGGCCCGCAACGACGTCGCGGTGACGGCGGTGGGCGGATTCGATGCCCGCACGCTGCGGACCGTGGCAGGTCTCGGGGACGACGAGGAAGTGGTCTACCTGATGGCGCTGGGTGTCGCGGCGGGGACCGGGAGCAAGATCGACCGATTGGCGGTCGCGCATGCGCACGGAGAATGA